TCGGATAAGGAGTTGGAGGTGCAGTATGAGTCGGAGCGGCGGATGGGCGCGCTGGCCGTGGGAATTATCCGGGGGCTGGCAACGTACTTCGATGAGGTCGACGAAATTGAAGTGGAGCCCCTGACCCGGGAAGACGAAGAAAAAGTTATTATCCGGGTTCGGCAGCGCTAAGCTAACTTGGCTTCTGTACGGTTGAGCTCATTGAGCATCGTATCGTTTAGTTTCTTTTCTTACCTGGGCTACAGCCCGCTACACGCAACCCCACCATGGAAAAATCGACTTACTACAACCCTGCCGACCTGGCCAAATTTGGTAATATCTCGGAGTGGCAGCCCGAAATGGGCCGCAAGTTTTTCGAGTACTACGGTGAAGTTTTCAAGGAAGGCGCCCTGACCGAGCGCGAAAAAGCCCTCATTGCCTTGGCCGTGGCCCACGCCGTGCAGTGCCCGTACTGCATCGACGCCTACACCTCTGATTCGCTGCAAAAAGGTGCCGACGAAGCCCAGATGATGGAAGCCGTACACGTAGCCGCAGCCATCAAAGGCGGCGCGGCCCTGGTACACGGCGTGCAGATGATGAATAAGGCCAAGGAAATGAGCATGTAATGGTAATGTGCTGATGCGGTTGAATGTGCCAAGGTGCCTTTGCCTTGGCTCATCAGCACCTTCAACCACATCAGCACATTAGTTAGTAACTGGCGTGATATGAAACGACCCGCTTTGCTGGCCTGGGGGCTGCTGCTGTCGGCCTGCGGCTCCAATGCGCAGTCGGGCGACAATCCGGCTTACGACCGGCTGCTGCGCACGCTCTACAAGAACACCGTACCCGCCATTCGGCCTGCCGCCCTGGCCCAGGAGCTGCAGCAAAACCCGGCCGCAGTGATAGTACTCGACACGCGCACCCCGGCCGAGTACCAGGTCAGCCACCTACGCGGCGCCCGTTTCGTCGACTTCGATACCTACGACAAGGCCACCTTTGCCGACCTGCCCCGGGACCGGAAAGTGGTGGTGTACTGCTCCGTCGGGTACCGCAGTGAGCGGGTTGGGGAGCGGCTGCGGGCGTTGGGCTTTACCCAGGTGCAAAACCTGTACGGCGGAATTTTCCAGTGGGTAAACGAAGGCCGGCCGGTGTACAACCAGCAGGGCCTAACCCAGAACGTGCACCCATATTCGGCCCTGTGGAGCCCCTGGCTTAGCAAGGGCAATAAGGTTTACGAATAAGCCGGTGGTGGCTACTCTGGGCGCGGCTCCGGGTTTGCCCGGAGTATTTCCCAGAGCAGCACGGCTCCTGCCACGGCATATTCCGCAGCCACCAGGCTCAGGTTCTCGGTGTAGGCGCTGGTTTGGTAGGCCGCGTAGGACAGCGGAATCAGGGCCGACCATACCAGGGCAAACCGGTAACGGGTAAAACTGCTCAGGGCTACCAGCGTGGTAATGTACCAGGGATGAACCGTGGTGGCCAGGGCAAAATACAGCGTGAGCGTAAATAACAAGGTGCCTGGCAGCGTGGCCAGTGTAGGGCGCTTTTCCGTGGCGGCTAGTAGCAGGGCCCCGAGACCGGTAGCAAGGGCCAGGAAAGTACCCAGGCGGGCAATCTGGTTGTAGCCCGTGTGCCAGTAGCCCACAGCCCGCAGCAGGTAGTACAGGCTAGCATTAAACTCGAACTTGTGGAAGTACAGGTCGAGGCTGCGGCCCAGGTTGCGCAGCAAATCGGCGGATACGAAAGGTGCAAACAGCACCAGCAGAAACACCACCGTAAGGCCGGCGTAGC
Above is a genomic segment from Hymenobacter cellulosivorans containing:
- a CDS encoding arsenosugar biosynthesis-associated peroxidase-like protein codes for the protein MEKSTYYNPADLAKFGNISEWQPEMGRKFFEYYGEVFKEGALTEREKALIALAVAHAVQCPYCIDAYTSDSLQKGADEAQMMEAVHVAAAIKGGAALVHGVQMMNKAKEMSM
- a CDS encoding rhodanese-like domain-containing protein, which produces MKRPALLAWGLLLSACGSNAQSGDNPAYDRLLRTLYKNTVPAIRPAALAQELQQNPAAVIVLDTRTPAEYQVSHLRGARFVDFDTYDKATFADLPRDRKVVVYCSVGYRSERVGERLRALGFTQVQNLYGGIFQWVNEGRPVYNQQGLTQNVHPYSALWSPWLSKGNKVYE